The following are encoded in a window of Sminthopsis crassicaudata isolate SCR6 chromosome 3, ASM4859323v1, whole genome shotgun sequence genomic DNA:
- the LOC141561121 gene encoding LOW QUALITY PROTEIN: F-box only protein 34-like (The sequence of the model RefSeq protein was modified relative to this genomic sequence to represent the inferred CDS: inserted 1 base in 1 codon; deleted 1 base in 1 codon; substituted 1 base at 1 genomic stop codon) has translation MCNMSGKGPAESLNVKDMNNTPSVTVQQVEEGEEPLCIWAVVKPGNTKEKIAFFAAHQCSNRIGSMKIKSTWDIDGRATKRRKKSVDLKKVKVQLERMKEGSVRPYQPEPFACDIEHCSLHYMSDNGNGFYPGRPASVIEMVAFLEQRASALLATCTKNCINSSATLRFTRQSKEIPPASDLFCVLEAVCEDPLRGNPKGGKPQGETVHVLDMVARLESECLKQQRXRETGGGLSRNNSFQRHVGRVLLASGTQEEGNEVVKGFPEVPDAQENPAVAGTRDDAPXDASHCSSLQGTKSWECASPASLSAGVDFRVDSATLEPGQQSAVKIRGRCDVEMTEELQGPSFLPCTQPQELSSDAMQNKGGTVDCMSKKIVPFPSQNLDQRMRESVCISISVSKVEKNQDSGISLCEDPLPGMLFFLQPNQPEKIGSELNESTRNSPRSLSNEVSCADDTELGGESVSVVDPFALVDSATESTMENVLQGPEGSCLKKQVSHDFLETRFKIQQLLEPPQYMAFLPHHIMVKIFRFLPTKSLVALKCTCCYFKFIIEYYNIRPADSRWVRDPRYKEDPCKKCKKKYVKGDVSLCRWHPKPYCQALPYGPGYWMCCHRSQKGVPGCKLGLHDNHWVPDLRG, from the exons ATGTGTAATATGAGTGGAAAAGGTCCCGCCGAAAGCTTGAATGTTAAAGATATGAATAATACACCATCCGTGACAGTCCAACAagtagaagaaggagaagagcCATTATGTATCTGGGCTGTTGTGAAACCTGGCAATACTAAGGAGAAAATTGCCTTCTTTGCAGCCCATCAGTGCAGTAACAGGATAGGctcaatgaaaattaaaagcacTTGGGATATTGATGGAAGAGCTactaagagaaggaagaaatctgTGGATCTTAAAAAAGTCAAGGTACAgttagaaagaatgaaagaaggtaGTGTCAGGCCCTACCAGCCTGAGCCTTTTGCTTGTGATATTGAACACTGTTCTTTGCATTACATGAGTGACAATGGAAATGGATTCTATCCAGGAAGGCCTGCATCAGTTATCGAAATGGTTGCTTTCTTAGAGCAGAGAGCAAGTGCTCTGCTGGCTACATGCACCAAAAACTGTATCAACTCTTCTGCCACTCTGAGATTCACAAGGCAATCTAAGGAGATACCTCCAGCCTCTGATCTCTTCTGTGTCCTGGAAGCC GTCTGTGAGGACCCCTTGAGAGGAAACCCCAAAGGCGGCAAACCACAGGGTGAGACTGTGCACGTGCTCGACATGGTGGCCAGGCTGGAGTCGGAATGCTTGAAGCAGCAGAGGTAACGGGAAACGGGGGGAGGCCTTTCTAGAAATAACAGCTTCCAAAGGCATGTGGGCCGGGTGTTGCTGGCAAGTGGCACTCAGGAGGAGGGGAATGAAGTTGTGAAGGGGTTCCCTGAAGTCCCAGATGCCCAGGAAAATCCCGCTGTGGCTGGAACTAGAGATGATGCCC GGGATGCCAGCCACTGCTCTTCTCTGCAGGGAACCAAATCTTGGGAATGTGCCTCCCCTGCTTCGCTGTCAGCAGGTGTGGACTTCCGTGTGGACAGTGCAACATTAGAACCGGGGCAGCAGAGCGCTGTGAAAATACGGGGCAGGTGTGATGTGGAGATGACTGAGGAGCTCCAGGGGCCATCTTTTCTGCCTTGCACCCAGCCTCAAGAATTATCATCAGATGCTATGCAAAACAAAGGGGGGACTGTTGATTGTATGAGTAAGAAGATTGTGCCATTTCCCAGCCAGAATCTTGATCAAAGAATGAGAGAGTCTGTGTGTATTAGTATTTCTGTGTCCAAGGTGGAGAAAAACCAGGATTCTGGTATAAGCCTTTGTGAAGATCCACTCCCAGGGATGCTGTTCTTTCTTCAGCCTAATCAACCTGAAAAAATTGGTTCCGAGTTGAATGAAAGTACAAGAAATTCCCCAAGATCTCTCTCAAACGAGGTTTCTTGTGCAGATGATACAGAACTTGGGGGGGAAAGTGTTTCAGTGGTAGATCCCTTTGCACTGGTTGATTCTGCTACAGAAAGTACTATGGAAAATGTACTGCAGGGTCCAGAAGGTTCTTGTTTGAAGAAGCAGGTGTCTCATGACTTTTTGGAGACAAGGTTTAAAATCCAACAACTGCTGGAGCCTCCACAGTACATGGCCTTCTTGCCCCATCATATAATGGTGAAAATCTTCAGGTTTCTTCCAACTAAGAGTTTGGTAGCTCTTAAATGCACTTGCtgctattttaaatttatcattgaATACTATAACATCAGGCCAGCAGATTCTCGCTGGGTTCGAGATCCCCGCTATAAAGAAGATCCCtgtaagaaatgcaaaaaaaagtatGTGAAAGGGGATGTGTCACTCTGCCGGTGGCATCCAAAGCCCTACTGTCAAGCCTTGCCATATGGCCCTGGATACTGGATGTGTTGTCACCGGTCTCAGAAAGGTGTCCCTGGCTGTAAGCTGGGTCTCCATGACAATCATTGGGTTCCTGATCTGCGTGGTTAA